The sequence GGAGCGACGGCGGCCAGTGGACCACGGCCAAGGGCTTCGACAGCTTCTGCCCGCTCGGCCCGTCGATCACCACGGACCTCGACCCGCTCCACGCGGAGATCACCACCCGGGTCAACGGCGAAGTCCGGCAGTCGGGTTCGACCGCCGGCCTGGTGCGAAGCGTCCACCAGCTGGTCGCGGGCCTCAGCGCCCTGATGACGCTGCTGCCGGGGGACGTTCTGCTCACCGGCACCCCGGAGGGCAGCGCGGCCCTCCACGACGGCGACGTGGTGGAGGTGGGGATCGCCGGAGTCGGAGTGCTCCGCAACCCCGTCTCGGGGTAGGCCGCGCACGGCCGGCGAGCGGCCGCCCCGGGGGGAACCGGTGCCCGGGACCGGACCATCCGGACCACCCGGGGCGGCCGCACCGGCCACCGGACCTGGCACGACCGCGAAGGCACCCGGTAAAGTGCCTGATAGCGTCCGAGGACTGACAGGCGACGGACGGTCCTCGTGGAGAGCAGATTGACGCAGCGAAGCACAGAGTCAGGGATCGTCATGGTGGACCGTGTCATCGCGGTTCTCGACGCCCTGGCCGGCGGCGGCTCCTCACCCGCCGAACTCGCCCAGGAGACGGGCATAGCGCGTTCCACGATCTACCGCATCGCCGCCGCCCTCCAGTCGCACGACGTGGTCCAGCGGACCAGCGCCGGGGAGTACCTGCTCGGCACCCGCGTCCTGTCCTGGGGCACCGCGGCCGTCGCCGCCCTGCCGTGGCTGACCACGGTCCGCGACGTGCTGGGCACCCTCCACAAGGAGACCGGCGAGAGCGTGCAGTTCTACGTGCGCGAGGGCCGCGAGCGCCTCTGCGTCGCAGCCGTCGACCGCCCCACCGGGCTGCGGGAGACCGTCGCCGTCGGCGAGCGCCTCGCGCTGAACGCCGGGTCCGGGGCGAAGATCCTGCTCGCCTGGTCCGACGACTGGCAGCAGTTCGGCGACATCGACAAGGC comes from Streptomyces sp. NBC_00448 and encodes:
- a CDS encoding IclR family transcriptional regulator, with amino-acid sequence MVDRVIAVLDALAGGGSSPAELAQETGIARSTIYRIAAALQSHDVVQRTSAGEYLLGTRVLSWGTAAVAALPWLTTVRDVLGTLHKETGESVQFYVREGRERLCVAAVDRPTGLRETVAVGERLALNAGSGAKILLAWSDDWQQFGDIDKAELDRIRLEGTAYSIAEREVGVASVSAAVMTGPKRILGALSVSGPMQRIVPNIERLRLQAARAARCLTASWEDGDFPPGDPLTPGTETEDARDETA